In Thermodesulfovibrio thiophilus DSM 17215, a single genomic region encodes these proteins:
- the uvrA gene encoding excinuclease ABC subunit UvrA, with protein MHNSKRESYLIIKGARQNNLQNIDLYIPHNKLTVITGISGSGKSSLAFDTIYAEGQWRFIECMSSYARVFIEKLPKPDVDLIDNIRPSIALEQRNPVKGSRATVGTHSNIYDYLRILFSKIAKPFCPKCHIELKSWNPSLIAQELLSKFYNKRAFIIFESREEIEKLIQLGFSRVLIFQNENPLVMEMSEIKEPNNNSKMVITDRLRITDSIRLTDSLEAAFKMGDVKIYIVEDNKLLSFFSEPVCHQCGMKAPDPSPMLFSFNHPHGACPECKGFGYVLVYDEHYIIPDKELSLNEGAVEIWERPTLKWWKKQLIKGTKLSGININLPYRSLPEEHKKLIFTGNQYFYGINDFLEELEKKRYKVHVRVFLSRIRKPVLCSRCKGKRLNEAALMFKIDGVDIGDLNFMSISQLKQWINSLNLSVQEDTIAEEPVRQILMNLEFLERVGLNYLTLDRQIKTLSGGEYQRLNISNQLSNKLTSTLYVLDEPTVGLHPRDTDRIVKVLKELTDYGNTVIVVEHDKDVISHADWIVELGPEGGRQGGKVIYSGEINNFLNFNSYTANYLKTSEFAPVKNQEIAFKNFITLKKSTGHNLKNITVHFPMNALTVVTGVSGSGKSSLVVDTFYKAVAGKLGIDNQEPLEFEEIEGITNIKTIKLIDQSPIGRTPKSMPVTYLGIYSKIRDIFASKKEAKIRGLSPGAFSVNSALGYCPACKGEGYIRVQMYFFEDLFLSCEECEGKRFRKEVLEVKYKDKNIHEVLSMSFDEAYEFFYEDHGLCEKIKIIRELGLGYLLLGQPATTLSGGEAQRIKICNEILNSLTGKKSSLKGFIYILDEPTVGLHYEDVKKFLNIIKRLLDKSATVIIIEHNLQVIAQADWIIDLGPEGGNEGGYLLYEGNLQNFLKIKNSYTATYLRKHLKS; from the coding sequence ATGCACAATTCTAAGAGAGAGAGTTATCTTATAATTAAAGGAGCACGACAGAATAACTTACAGAATATAGATTTATACATCCCTCACAATAAATTAACAGTTATAACTGGAATCTCAGGGTCTGGGAAATCCTCTCTTGCCTTTGATACAATTTATGCTGAAGGGCAATGGCGTTTTATTGAATGCATGTCAAGTTATGCGAGAGTTTTCATTGAAAAACTTCCAAAACCTGATGTTGATTTAATAGACAATATCAGACCCTCAATAGCACTTGAACAGAGAAATCCTGTTAAAGGTTCAAGAGCAACTGTTGGAACTCATAGTAATATTTATGATTATCTGCGAATACTTTTTTCAAAAATAGCAAAACCATTCTGTCCGAAATGTCATATAGAACTGAAATCATGGAATCCTTCGTTGATAGCTCAAGAGCTTTTAAGCAAATTTTATAATAAAAGAGCATTTATTATTTTTGAAAGCAGGGAAGAAATTGAAAAACTCATTCAGCTTGGATTTTCAAGAGTTTTAATATTTCAAAATGAGAACCCTCTAGTCATGGAAATGTCAGAAATTAAAGAACCCAATAATAATTCAAAAATGGTAATTACTGATAGATTGAGAATTACTGACAGCATAAGACTTACTGATTCACTTGAGGCAGCATTTAAAATGGGAGATGTTAAAATTTACATTGTTGAAGACAATAAATTACTCAGTTTTTTCTCTGAGCCTGTCTGCCATCAGTGCGGAATGAAAGCTCCAGATCCTTCACCAATGCTTTTTTCATTTAATCATCCCCATGGAGCCTGCCCTGAGTGTAAGGGATTTGGTTATGTTCTGGTATATGATGAACATTACATAATTCCTGATAAAGAACTTTCTCTTAATGAAGGAGCGGTTGAAATATGGGAAAGACCAACTCTAAAATGGTGGAAAAAACAACTTATCAAAGGAACGAAACTTTCAGGTATAAACATAAATCTGCCTTACAGATCTCTGCCTGAAGAACATAAAAAACTAATTTTTACAGGAAATCAATATTTTTATGGAATAAATGATTTTCTTGAAGAACTCGAAAAAAAGAGATATAAAGTTCATGTACGCGTTTTTCTTTCAAGAATCAGAAAGCCTGTTCTGTGCTCCCGGTGTAAAGGAAAAAGACTTAATGAAGCAGCGCTGATGTTCAAGATAGACGGGGTTGATATCGGAGACTTGAACTTCATGTCAATAAGCCAGCTCAAACAATGGATTAATTCATTAAATCTGTCTGTGCAAGAAGATACAATTGCAGAAGAACCTGTAAGACAAATTTTAATGAATCTTGAATTCCTTGAACGAGTCGGTCTTAACTATTTAACACTTGACAGACAGATCAAGACTCTTTCTGGAGGAGAATATCAGAGACTTAATATATCTAATCAGTTATCAAACAAACTCACATCTACCCTTTATGTTCTTGATGAACCAACAGTTGGATTACACCCAAGAGACACAGACAGAATTGTCAAAGTTTTAAAAGAGCTTACAGACTATGGAAATACAGTTATAGTTGTGGAGCATGACAAAGATGTTATATCACATGCAGACTGGATAGTTGAGCTCGGACCAGAAGGTGGAAGACAGGGAGGCAAGGTGATCTATTCAGGAGAAATAAACAATTTTTTGAATTTTAACTCTTATACAGCTAATTACCTGAAAACATCAGAATTTGCTCCTGTAAAAAATCAAGAGATAGCTTTTAAAAATTTCATAACTTTGAAAAAATCAACTGGACACAATCTAAAAAATATCACAGTTCACTTCCCGATGAACGCTCTTACTGTTGTAACAGGAGTTTCTGGTTCTGGAAAGAGTTCTCTAGTGGTTGATACATTTTATAAGGCTGTTGCGGGCAAATTGGGTATTGATAATCAGGAGCCTCTCGAGTTTGAAGAAATTGAAGGAATAACAAATATTAAAACAATAAAGTTAATTGACCAGTCTCCAATTGGACGAACTCCAAAGTCAATGCCAGTTACATATCTGGGTATTTACAGTAAAATACGCGATATTTTTGCATCTAAAAAAGAAGCTAAAATAAGAGGTCTGTCTCCTGGTGCCTTTTCAGTAAATAGTGCGTTAGGTTATTGTCCCGCCTGCAAAGGAGAAGGATATATTCGAGTGCAGATGTATTTTTTTGAGGACTTATTTCTATCATGTGAAGAATGTGAGGGAAAAAGGTTTCGGAAAGAAGTACTGGAAGTAAAATATAAAGACAAAAATATACACGAAGTTCTATCAATGAGCTTTGATGAAGCCTACGAATTTTTTTATGAAGACCATGGGTTGTGCGAAAAAATAAAAATTATCAGAGAACTTGGACTTGGGTATCTATTATTAGGACAGCCAGCAACCACTCTTTCTGGAGGTGAAGCTCAACGAATCAAAATATGTAATGAGATTCTCAACTCACTTACGGGTAAAAAGTCTTCACTTAAAGGCTTTATTTACATACTTGATGAACCAACTGTTGGACTTCATTATGAAGATGTAAAAAAATTTCTCAATATCATTAAAAGACTGCTTGATAAATCTGCAACAGTAATTATAATTGAACACAATCTTCAGGTTATAGCTCAGGCTGACTGGATTATTGATCTTGGACCAGAAGGTGGAAATGAAGGAGGTTACCTTCTTTATGAAGGAAACCTCCAAAACTTTTTAAAAATTAAAAATTCATACACTGCAACATATTTAAGAAAACATCTAAAATCTTAA
- a CDS encoding ferredoxin domain-containing protein encodes MKLNPEKEVIETVAKIMLISARTAPKAKGEDEIITGVVTEKEKDKLAQELDSIGDRGDVYKFFKRDAQNVRDSEAVILIGLNFKKPAGVNCGACGYDCKTILKQKAHELEYSGPVCTIRAVDLGIAIGSVVSVAKELGVDNRVMYTVGAAARRLKLMNAQVILGIPLSVKGKNIFFDRKPV; translated from the coding sequence ATGAAGCTTAATCCAGAAAAAGAGGTAATTGAAACTGTGGCAAAAATAATGTTAATTTCTGCCAGAACAGCACCAAAGGCAAAAGGAGAAGATGAAATCATTACAGGAGTTGTAACAGAAAAAGAAAAGGACAAACTTGCTCAGGAGCTGGATAGCATCGGAGACAGAGGAGATGTATATAAATTTTTTAAAAGAGATGCTCAGAATGTTAGAGATTCTGAAGCAGTCATACTTATCGGTTTGAATTTTAAAAAACCTGCCGGTGTCAATTGCGGTGCATGTGGATATGACTGTAAAACAATTCTTAAACAGAAAGCTCATGAACTTGAGTATTCTGGCCCTGTCTGTACAATTAGAGCGGTAGATCTTGGAATTGCAATAGGTTCGGTAGTCTCTGTTGCCAAAGAACTCGGAGTTGACAATAGAGTTATGTATACTGTGGGTGCTGCTGCAAGAAGACTCAAGCTTATGAATGCACAGGTGATACTTGGTATTCCTTTAAGTGTGAAGGGCAAGAA